Within the Trichoderma breve strain T069 chromosome 3, whole genome shotgun sequence genome, the region TCTAGAATATGTACGTATAGAAAGGCTAAATTCAAAACGTTCATGATATGCGCTAACACCAAGACTCTCCTTGATATAATAGCTGGAAGACATTTATCCTGATATCCCGCTATTCCCTTCTGATCCACGACTAAGAGCAAACTGCCGTCTCTGGATCCATCATGTGAGTCACTCCCATTTCCCATCTTCCTTCAACAAGATCCAAAAGTTCAGCAGTAGAACCCGACTAAATCATTCAAGATCAACACCCGCCTCGTCCCAACAttcttctccctcctccaACCACCAACCTCTTCACAACACCCCCTAAACACCATCAATACATCCACAACGCCAACATCCTCTGTCGCCCTCTTCCAATCACACCTAACGgccctcatcctcgccgccgaTGAACAAGGCCCTTACTTCCTCGGCCCGTCTCTGTCTCTCGTAGACATCCACTTCGCCCCCTTTGCGCTTCGCCTCAGCCGTATCCTCCATCGTCGGTATCCGAATGCCCTTCTGGCGGATGCCACTTCGGGCACGCGCTGGCATCGTTGGCTAAACGCTTTGGAAATGGATCCGCATATTAGGGCGACGACCAGTACGGATGAGTTTTATCTAGAAACTGTTGATCTGCTGCTTCAGACGTCGAATGAggggggatgatgatgcctaTACACAGAATCTATAGTCCACATATGAATACTAAGAGGAATTGAAATGAATTATTACCTTGTTCATCATTACAAACGTTCTTTATTGAAGtctttattatatactcGTGTCAATCCAAACTTAAAAGTGGTATCGCAAATAAATCCCACGCTATCCGCCCAGCCCAATATACAATGTATAACAATGTTTGATAATCCCAAATCATCTCATGATATATCCAGGCTGAAATTCCAAAAAATAAATGCCGGTCCGAGGAGgtgaaaaaagagaaaaaggtaTAAAGTACTATACAGCTATGTAATAATTCATGAAGACGGGCGTCGAAGTTGGTTgtccctcctccgcctcctgaTATCCGCCCACTTCTCGCTAAACGTGACGACCTCCCCGCTTTGCCGGGCCCTGACGCGGCCCTCGCCGAGCTCTTCAAGATCTTTCGTCTCGAGATACTTCTTTCCTTCGCCGTCGTCCACGTATCTCTGTGGATCTGGCAGGTAGGCCCAGGAAAAGACGGCGCCAAAGGCGGCCACCGagccaaagaggaggaaaatCAGGCCCTGGCGGCTGGAGCTCTTGTATGACTGGTTGATGCCATATACAATCAATAGAGAGACGATGCTCCCAAACTTacccgctgctgctgagatgcCATGGCAGGTCGATCGGTAGCAGGTGGGGAATATCTCAGCCGGTATGATGAATGTCAGTGTGTTTGCGCCTagaacaaggagagaaaaataaCATGTTAGCATTGAGCGGGGAGAATAGAATTGGAGCCGTGTCTAAAGAGGATTCTTACCCATGTTAAACATGAAATGGCAAATGGCCACAAACACGACTGTCGCAGGGGCGGCTGCCTCCTGGTGGACACCGTAGTAGACGCCGCCAGtaatgatgaagagaatcgCCAAAACGAAAAAGGAAACTGTAAGCCATCGCCTGCGTGGAATGCGATTCGCGAAAAATATGAAGCAGGCGCTTCCGgcaatggaagccaaggAAACAGTGAGTATATATTGCTTGGTCTGCTGTATCAGCACGTCGTAAATGGTGTTACACGGCTCCGTCTTGTCCGTTTGCCAAGCAGGGAGCCCCGCCGTGACCCAGCCGGGCACTGTCGAATTGCCTCCTGGCAGCGACGAGTTCCAACATGAAAGCTGGCTGTTGATTTTTGCTGGCTTCGTCGTAGCCCACATATCGGCCAGAGTTCCTCGATTATCGAGCGAGAGGCCATAGAAACTCACGTCCAAAAAGAACCATGCCGCTGATGTTCCAAGGAGATAGTACCAATTGCCATCCCGTATGAAATAGTTGTGCAGATCCTCTCTAGAAAACTGGATTGGCATTGGCCCGGGGGAGTTTTCAGGGTGCATGCCATTGGGAGGGTTCATTTGGACATTATTAGTGGTAGTGCCAGATGGGGCACCGTAGACACGTTGCGTGTTCATGATGGCAACAGCAGGCTTGTTCTTCACCTCGAGACTGTAGAGACCGCAGTCGAACAAGAAAAATCGGAAAATGATGGCCAGGAGAGCGGGTACAGCGCCTGATCCGATGACGATGCGCCAGATGCCGTCCACTGCTCGGCGACACTCCTCTTCATGCAAGGAATCGAGCCCACATCGCATCTCCCTGAGGTGGTGCGTGTTGTTGAACCCTATCAGGACTAGCAAGCCAATGATTTGAGCCAGGGCTTGTCCAACAGGCTGCATGAGGAAGACACTGGCAAGCATGCTCGATCTGGACTGAGTACTGGACCACTCAGAGGTTATGACTGCGCTCAAGGGGTATTCGGCTCCAATGCCTGGTAGAATGGTAAGTTACAGGCGtaagaagggggagggagaTGAAGCATACCAATGCCCATGACAAAGCGCCACCAGATGAACAAGCCGAGGAATGACATGTCTCCGTAGCCATGGCTGCTAGTAGCTACGCCGATGGTagagacgatgacgagaacCAGCTCGATTCCATAGAGACGAGTACGGCCAAAGCGATCGGCGAGGTAGCCAAAGAGGACCTGTCCAACGATGGACCCAAAGAGGGtaaagaagttgatgaggaggCTAGTCCATTCTCCTCCGTGAGGCCAATATACAAAGGCAACAGAAGCAAGGATGAcgttggaagagaagaggttgTATCTGTAGAGCAACAAGATTAGTGGGGAGGGACGCCGTATATACTTTCTGGTGACGACAAGTCTTTTATACGGGGATACAGCAATGGCCAATGTAGGAgcaagaggatgatgaggagcaaGTCGAgtaagaggaagaagaggaagagaggtAATGGGCAGGAAGAGAGCATCACAAGGCTGGACAACGTACGAATCGGTAAGGAAGCCCGAGGCGGCAACGCCCCAGATGCGGAGGTTCCAGGAGTTGAGGTCGAGCTCGTAGCGCAACTGATGTCGATCCTATGGCAGATAAGACAAGAACTTGTTAGTATGTAGGCGGCAAGCTCgtggcaatggcaaggcaTCCGGTTCGATTTGCGCGCGGCAGTGGGGCGAGGCCCAGTTCTTTCGATTCGCAGACGCAGGATAGTAGTAGATGCAGATGCGGTTGCagcgaggatggagaagggaGATATGGAGATATGGAGATATGGAGCAATGGAGAAGGATTTGGATAAGGGtaaagaggagatggataaATGCGAGGCGAGGGCAAAAAGACGCACCTGGACGTCTTGGGACGACAAGGCAGAGCTGTCGGCGCCGAGAAACCCTCGATTTCTCCGCCCGGAGCTGTTCCCCAGATTCAAGGGCATTGGCCGCGAGACTCACTCGGGCGAATGCGCCCAAGCAGATAGTAGATACTTTGGCGGGGTGGGTTGCAGCGGCTGGAGGTTTGTGTAGGTTGTTCTGAGACAGTCTCTCTCCTTATTTCCCCCCTTGGTTGTCGAGCGGGTTCAGTTGAGAGACACGGGGCCCgagggggaagagggaaaatgGCACGATTGTCGAGCGACAGGCAGAAATGGGCGCAACAAGTCCCAGCGTCTGGCTCATTACGGAAGACACGATTTGACGTTAGCATCTCATGGCGGGCGCATCAAACTGTGAGCGAAACtggggaaggggggagagagaaggaaaagggaagagggaaaagaaaagaagaagaaaagggagcgcaaggaagaagaagaaaacagatGAAGTCTCGGCGAAGCGGCGAGGATGGCAAAGGGAAGACGAAAACGAGGCGTTCTAGAGCGAGCGGGcaggcaaagaagccatcgcaGCTGTTAAAGAGTGACGCGTTTGacggcagcagctccaggcgTGGCCAAAGTATTGGAGCATTAGGTTGCCAAGAGTGAGGATGCAtctgaggctgaggaaaTGCGGACTAGGTACAAGTAGACTAACTAGCAGCAGGCACAGCGTCTGGGCTGGGGGGGTGGCATTAcctgattgattgatgcgTGATACTACCTGATACCTGAGCCAAGTTGGCCAAGCAGGCAATACGCCCTTGTATCTGTACTAGGAATTGCTAGGTACTACTATATTgaacagagaagaagagcctgtAATAGTCTAACGCTGCAAACTCCCAGATTAGACTGGCAATAGTAAGGTAGCTTAATATGCGGAAAGCCCACCAACCTTGTGGTCAAAGTCAGGTCATCCCGTGCCGTGCAATGCAAATtcccaagatgaagaagaaaaaaaaaaagggtcccCTTCCATCCATCGCCCGTGCCGAACGCTACCTCGCCCAATTCCCACTTTATTTCCCTGTCTTAGGTTGGTAGAGGCACGATTCCAGACTTGGGTGGGAGAGCGAGAGTAGCGAGGTAGAGCTACTACGAATACGGTGGATTTtgaagatgggatgggcgATTGGGTTTCGGGATTTTTGGGGTCTGATTCGGTTGTGATGTAGCTTTTTGGGGGTTTTCGAGTGCTACATTACTTTACTACTTTACCTTAGTACTACTACCTCATGCTAATTctacatctccatcgcctACATGTGTAATTACATGTTCGACCACCAATGTGACGGGTGAAACCGCTGCACATGCTACTAGTGCGAACCTCCAATTTTGTCATCAATACTTTGCAAATCAACAAGAGACTCAAAGTTCTTGGTCAGAATGTCATCgtcacacacacatacaaGGGCGGGGGCTCGGCAAACGGCCTCGCTCGTCCTCCGTACCGGAACTACGAGACCACGCACTCACTCGTACCGATTGGCATGGCATCGAAACCAAAAGTCAAGTCAAGCCAAGTCACCCACGGGGCAAATCGAGATGCAAGTCTcacgcaaaaaaagagaccgGCCAGAGGTGTCAGGGAGAGCACGTGGTGGCCGGCGCTGGAGACGGTTCCTGAAGACATGTGGGGGGTGGCCAGCGGTGGCTGTCGGTACCGGCTTAACGGTGCGAAGCCGCCAGCCGCTAAGGCGATGTGCGTGAAGCCAGCAGTGGCGATTAACAGCCCGGCGACGGTCACTGTTGCGCTAATACTCGCGGGCAGCTTGGCATCTGATGGCCGCTTCTAGGCCTTTGCTGGGGGGGTCTGAAAGGATGAGCACGTTATTGATGGGCCTGGAACACACAGACGTCGCATCGCATTTGCATCGCATTGTTGCTGTACATATATACTTCGGAGCCATACTCCGTATACACGGCAGTATTGACTGGAGGCAGctgaaaaacaaaacagccAACCCCCAGACAAACAGCCGTGCCCAGCCGCTGCAACATGAAGCCACCAGCAGCCCGCCCTGATTGGCCGACGCCCTCTgtttttacttatttattttcagCCGTGGCATCTTGCTGCTACGCCAATGCTCATCCGCTGAAGATAAGGTGCTGGAGCCTTTCGGTACTGTGGGCAGAGCCTTTCCGAGAGCCCGGCCCCCAAAGTGCAGCTTTCTGGACGGCATGGCGGCGGCTCACCGGCCAATCAGGCGGCCGGACAGCTCCCCGTGCACGCTATCTTCGCTTCCAGTGGAGCGGGTCCTGAGCCTCTTCCGAGAAGAGACGAAGCGAACTAGCAGTTGTGAGCACAAATCGCAAAGACACGGCCACGGGTGCCAGTTTTTCTTGCAGTTTGTTGGCATCGCTAGGCTACTGTAGCAGAGACTGGACTCGTGCAAGGTGCTTGTTTTTGTGCAGCATCGCGCCAACCCGCAGCTAGACGCCTCATCACATCAGACAGACGCCTCGCATGCCCGTCCATGATGCCACGCCGGCCCAAGTAAGTATCCAGTACCAGCGGAGCGCCCAGCCGGAACGTCTCCATGGGCGCTGTCGTGGTACCGATtccgcagctgcagcagagcatCGACGACAAACCAACCGAGCAGCGGAATTGCGAGCTGTTTGTACCCAGTACAAGGCCATGCACTGTCACCACCCTTTTTGCGGTTCACTCAAGAAACTCGTGCATTGGGTTTGCAGCCCGGCTCTACCAAACGGGTGCTCTGCATTGTAGTGGACCGGGTCAGGGGGGGGGTTGCTGTCctaagagagaagagcaagagagcTTCCCCCAAATATTTGCAGTACAAGCGTGTACCTCCTATGCTACTACGACAACTGGGTAATACTAGATGGATATTACTGCCTGCCAGGCTGATCTGATGTCTTAGACAGGCCGTGCAGAACTTGTCTCGAGCTGCACTAGAACCCCGCGACAATAGAgacaggacaagaagaacaagcctcttttcttttttcttcttagTTCTACTCCGTGGTCCTCGTAACAACTGCAAGAGCAACTCGCCAGCAAATCTGCCAGACGGTAATATCTGGACTAAGGGTTTTTAGTAGCTTGAACCTTGTCTTATCCACCTGCAGCAGGACGTGGGACTAGTTCGTAGCAGCCCTTTAGCAGTGCGTACGATAGGTAGCAGTTAGTAGTAGCAGTAGTAGCAGAGCAATTATGCAGCCGAGAGACTCCTAGCAACATGCTTCATGTCcattctttttgcttcttcgaTCCCGAAATCCTCTTCCtgtcctccccctcccccaatCCACCGCCCTCAGCAAATTCTTGAtccctttccccccctccgCAGCTGGGGCATGGCGACAACGATTCCTCAGACTTGTCCAGACCCAGCCCGTGACGGCTCCGTAAGCCGTGCCGTGccgccagcttctccttcttgtgcGGCCAGTGTCATGATAGCTTCTCCAACGACGCACCAGCCCGCGGATAGTCGTCTTCGGTGACTCTGAGCTGCCTCCCGGCTGCCCTCTTCTCCCGCTTCAGCtcagcacaagcacagcatGGCtgcctcgtcctcgtccgGCTCCTCCTTTACCTCGTCGTCTCTCGGCCGCCCGCCCACGTACAGCCGCTCCTATGTGAGTCCCGTAGATTCGACCTGGACGCAGACGTCGGAAATCTCCACGATATCAGCCACTTCCACCAGCGAGTCCGTTGTGCCCGCCGCCTCGCTCCGGCCTCTCGACCTCGGCCCTCCGGGCTACACTGCCACAATGTacgatgagcttcttccgTGATGCCCCCGGCCTTTTATGGTGCTCCGTTGCAAAGTCCCGTCTGATCTGACAATGCCTGcctatttttttctcttcgatAGAACCCTATTTCAAGACACGCCCGATGAGCGAACTGTGTATCTGGGACCCTGGGAAGTGGTGGGGTCTGAGCAGCGACGTATCCGCTGGCAGTGCAGCTACCAGAGCGAGCTGCTCGAACATTTTTGTAAGTGCCAAGCAGaagccgtcatcatcttcatctatcCAATGTCCCATGTGTTGCTGCGTCATCGCGTCACTTCACTCTGTTGCCCCtggctcatcatcttctcatgTCAAGTACCCTCAGACATACCGTCCGATGTCCATCCTCACACCCTCCACTCACGGCATCGCCAATTTAACGACCCGCCCGACATGGAACGCTTCCTGTCCTTCAACGAGCCTCATCGCATCAGGTACACCTCCGGCGAGGGCATCTGTATTCATGACCAGTACATCCAGGTCAGATACGAGTTCACCACCGTCGAGGCCTCCATTCAGTTCCAGGGCGACCTGCGACGAAAGGACCTGGTGGACTTTTACGACGTCGACGTGGTTTGGTCCAACCTGCAGAGCCGCACCGACAGCTtcggcaaggtcaagggcaTCGGTGCCATTCAGAGGCTCAAGCTTTGGAGGGACCGATACACCACCTTTCACTCCCTGAGCGTCTTGGCCAACAAGACGGACAACCAGTACCGCGAGTATGACATTCACCACTTCGACGGCGAGCTCCGAAACCGAGATGACCGCTCCAAAACCCTCCGCCTCAACGTCCACGGCCGCCGAGGAAGCGTGCCCGACGAAACCTCATCACGTCGAACCTTTCGCATCCGCCAAAGAGTCCGGTCCGCCGGCCaggccagccaggccagTCCCGAGCTGGGCCCTTCATACGCAACCACCACCCTAGATATTCGCTACCTCTCTATTCAGTTTACACATAAGCGAGGTAAGGGGAGAGACAGATCTCAAAGTTACAGAAAATCGGTGTTGTGCTGTGTGGAAAAGCAAACATTCTAACGTGGAGCATTTGCAGACTACAAGCGATTCATCGAATCCTGGGCTTTTGCCCACAGCTCCGACCGTGAATTCAACGGCGTCCCGTTTCCTCCCAATCACTTCGAGCTGCCCTCGCCGGAAATCCTCCCCAGTCGAGATGCTGATACTGGCTGAGCCGAAGCCTCTTTAAAGCTCGTATTAAGTTACGTTTCTTGCCCGGTCGGCATATGTGATGCAAATATTAATGCCTTGGACCAACCTGCATTTGGCTCAGCAATCGTTACGGGCCATGCGTGCCTCCAGGGAAGAAGTCCTCGTcaatccttctttttcctcttgatTCCCCAATTTCTTCACAACCCCCATCAGGGACCCCCATCAGGGACCCCCATCAAGGGCTTCGGgtgtcttctctttttgtcaGCCGGAGCGCCACACCAGGTCCGGCTGAATTGAGGACGTCACCTTTGCTAATATGCATGGCGTGGCATGAGAAGCGTCTATTATTGGCTCCCCCCACCGCACCACCAAAACTCCCCGCGATCATCAGGCCATCGATATCTCCAGTGTCGTCATGAGCGTCATGAGCAACCTCACCCGTTTCTGCAGCTCATCGACCGACATTCTCTTcccatcttttccatttttttcaTCGTATAGATTGCGAGGGgagttgaagaggaagacaatTCAATTAAAAGGCGGCGCAAGGGCTGAATTCCGGAGCTATTGAGAGACACCGGCGTCCAAGTCTACACATCTCTATACAAACATACAACGCAAGTGCAGACGCGCCTTATCGGGCATTGCTCCCATTTATCAGCTCAAAATCACAAATTACTTTTTTCGCCTGCCCCAAGATCCTCTCCCCCTGCCATGGGCGTCattctcgccatcaacgCTGGCTCCAGCTCGGTCAAAATCTCAGTCTATCTGGCCGACAAGGGAACAGCGCCGCGCCAGATTGCTGAAGCCCAAGTAAACGGTCTTACGGCTCCGCCAGCTCAGCTGAAATATTCGCGAGGTGGCGAGAGTGTTATCAAGGACCAAAACGTGGACACTGCCGTCAACAGCCAAGATGAtgcctttgccttgttgCTCAAGACGCTGGTGGACGATGCTGAATTGAAAGAAATCAGCTCAAAATCCGACGTGGCCATTGCTTGCCACCGCATTGTCCACGGAGGCGACTATGGCTCGTCTCAAGTCATCACCCCAGACACATATCACCATCTGGAAGCCCTCAGCGACCTGGCGCCACTGCACAACGGCGCTGCGCTGACGATTGTCGACTCTTGCATGAAGCAACTCCCTGACGCCACCAACGTTGCCTGCTTCGACTCGCAGTTTCACTCCACCATACCGCCGCACATTTCCACATACCCAATCGACCAAACAatagccaagaagaaccGGCTGCGCAAGTACGGTTTCCACGGCATCAGCTACGCCTTCATCTCGAGGTCCGTAGCCGACTTCCTCGGCAAGAGCCGTGATCAACTCAACATTATTGCTCTGCATCTCGGCAGCGGCGCCAGTGCCTGTGCGATTAAGAATGGCAAGAGCTGGGACACGAGCATGGGATTGACACCGTTGGCTGGGCTTCCTGGTGCGACTCGTAGTGGAAGCGTAGATCCTAGGTGAGCCAATCTTTGCATTTTCAGTTTTCTATTTCTAGTCTTCAACCCTGTCCAATTCTACACTGGAAACTTGGAGCTGACAAGCATGATCAATCAACAGCCTAGTCTTTCACTACGCCAGCGATGTAGGCAAGCTTTCTCCGGCGTCGACAGAGAAGCTCCACATCTCCACGGCTGAGGAGATTCTCAACAAGGAGAGTGGCTGGAAATCCCTGACAGGCACTACCAATTTCGGCGTCATTGCCGCCTCGGACGAACCCCAGCACCGTCTGGCTTTCGATCTATTTGTAGACCGCATCTGCGGTTTCGTTGGGAGCTACTACGTTTCGCTTAAAGGCGATGTGGACGCGATCGTGTTTGCGGGAGGAATCGGAGAAAGGAGTGCCCGTCTTCGCAGCGCTGTAGTTGAGCAAGCTGGGTGTCTGGGTTTCGCCATTGACGAGGCGCTTAACAATGCTGAGACAGCGGGAGACGCAACTGTTCGTGAGCTGAGCAGCAAAGATTCTAAACATAAAGTCCTTGTGTGTCAAACAGATGAACAGTTTGAGATGGCTAGAGCGTGCACAGAGATGGAAGCACTTTGGACGTAAAAAGGGGGGTGAATAGAGGCGCAGTTTTTAGATGGTAgatgtgtgtgtatgtagAATATATATTGTAAATTCTGACGACTTTATCAGTGTTCATGAGATGTGCTTGGGTGAAATTGGCATCTTTGTTGCGAGTTATGGCCTGTCATTAGGCAAGTTTAGGATTCAGCAAGAGTATTTACATTGATCGTTATAGGGTACGGGATTAGAAGGCTCATTCAATAGTGATCCATTGTAATGCTACGTTTAAATATTATACGTGAGATGGGTAAGGGTTAATTTGGGATCTGAATGTAAATAGTACCGAGTGTTCATATGTTAAGGAGGACGAGAACTGAACAGGATTCGAAGAAAACTAGATTCTCGCATACTCTCTTTCACTTTACGATAATAAAACAACTCTCATAAAGTGTTGTGCTCACAGTTACATTCTGTCAAACAGATACCAGCAACATTTCCATCAAATGATGTTCATTGATTGACAGTTATGACAAATCCTGCTCGCAGTGTTGATGTCTAGGgtatatacatatacttGCACCTCACCTTACGGCAACCCCCAAACACAGAAATCCTCGCCATATAGTCCTCACCTACAAATCAAACACtcacaagaaacaaaaagaaatagataaaaaaaaagaaaggaaaaaaccCCTCTTCTATTCTCACCTTAAATATACCCCCCTCAAGCGCTTCTTCAACACTACAAGCCCAAACCACCCGGCACAAAAATAGCTTATAGATGTCTACACAGATACGTACATTACAACCTCctcgcctccatctccccaGTTTCTTCCCCAGAGCTCGGAAAAAGCGGAGTTGTTAACGCCCCCAGGCTTCGCAAAAATGGCGAAAGAAacaaattttttttctatctGCAGCCAGCTGAATCGGTATCGTCCGTGCCCATGCCGCCAAGCCCAAGACGCATACCCAGCTATAGCTACCCAAGGCCGAGAGCGAGCAAAAATCGGGCAACTCCGACGATCAAAAAAAAAGCGAAGTGGATAACCAAACGGGAAGACGGGACAaggggggaagggggaaaaggaaaaaagagagagagaagacagaggaaaaagaaaagagctcaGCAGTCCATTCCCACATGAATACTAAGCTTACACATGCATGCAGATACTCATATGCACTCTTTTACTCAGGAAACGTGACTGGGCCTCAATGCATCGGGCCGGCTTCATGTATACAACCCATTCATGCCTGGTATTAATCTCGCAGAGAGCTGCTACGAGTCCCTTTATGCAACATAGACCCATCACCAATGCAAAAGAGAAATCAAGAGTTATCAGAATCAACAAAGTGGTATCAATTGAgttccatcccatcccaagCTCAGAAGAGCTGCCATTTGTATATACATGTAGCCATTAACACACCATctcgattttttttcccatgCGCGCATCTCATCTAAGGGGAAAATACCGCCAAACGCCATGTGATAAGATGAAGCATCCTCCCCCAACTACCATCTTCGAAAAGATTCATCAATCATCGAGGCGTGTATGAAAGCATGGGATATCAAGAAGCGTATAAAACAGTACCctgacaaaagaaaaccGAGTACCTAGACAAGGAAATGGAGGAAAGCAACAATGAAGCTAAGTCAACCAAGGCGCCATTCGTGTATCTTGCAACCTTGTATAAAATGTGTCTCTGCATTGCCAACGGCTGGTAATGTCAGGACAAGTAAAGGAAAAGACGTGAagtaaagagaaaatgaaaatgaagaaaaaaaaatcatgaTAAATGGCAATGCCTAAAAGCAAATCGCATCCAAACGCCATTTGACATCCCGCAGGGGCAGCCGCCAGTGTATAAGTTCTCCGCCCCTGATCGTATATGTACCGAGTGTGCTCTGTATATTCCCCTGCCGCAGATTTGTAGTATAAATCGGCGGTATCCGAATTCCATTCTTATTTTTTGTCGTTGCGGGTTGGCGGGGCATTAAAAATTACTCTGTTCTtgtctccttcttttttttgtggattctttcttcttgtgttgattttttctctctccggTATTCCATGTAATGTAACCGCAACGCCCAGGCTGTGCCTAAGTGGATTTGCTGACAAGTTTGTCCAAGGGTGGAGGGGTAAATGAAGCGAGGGGAGATGAAAGAGGTGCAGCAGAGTTTTTTACTTCTCCTCACAATGCCATCCGGCCTTCCTGGCACGctatggccatggccaacgTGTCGAGGCCACTGGGGGTGCGGCCAACTGCGGAGGGACGGTTCAGCAATGGGAGATCAAAACTGCTCATGCTGGTATCCCAGTCGCCCGCATTGCCGGTCGGCTGTGTAAGCGGGGACGTCGGCAAGAGGCTCTGCTTCTGGTGAAGCTCGCTGGAGTcccagaaaacaaaagagtcAGGCCCTGTGGTGGAGGAGCGGCTTCGGCTGGATGAAGTTGAGCTGCGTCGCGCATTGGAAGCCAACGAGGTTTTGCTAGAGCGCTGGGTGCCCGATGAGCTTCGCGACTTGTCCTTGAAGTGGGTTTCCAGATGCTGCTTCATGTTGTCTGCTCTGGTGAACTTCTTGTGGCATCCCGGGAATTGGCAGTGAACCGCCTT harbors:
- a CDS encoding sugar transporter domain-containing protein, producing MPLNLGNSSGRRNRGFLGADSSALSSQDVQDRHQLRYELDLNSWNLRIWGVAASGFLTDSYNLFSSNVILASVAFVYWPHGGEWTSLLINFFTLFGSIVGQVLFGYLADRFGRTRLYGIELVLVIVSTIGVATSSHGYGDMSFLGLFIWWRFVMGIGIGAEYPLSAPVGQALAQIIGLLVLIGFNNTHHLREMRCGLDSLHEEECRRAVDGIWRIVIGSGAVPALLAIIFRFFLFDCGLYSLEVKNKPAVAIMNTQRVYGAPSGTTTNNVQMNPPNGMHPENSPGPMPIQFSREDLHNYFIRDGNWYYLLGTSAAWFFLDVSFYGLSLDNRGTLADMWATTKPAKINSQLSCWNSSLPGGNSTVPGWVTAGLPAWQTDKTEPCNTIYDVLIQQTKQYILTVSLASIAGSACFIFFANRIPRRRWLTVSFFVLAILFIITGGVYYGVHQEAAAPATVVFVAICHFMFNMGANTLTFIIPAEIFPTCYRSTCHGISAAAGKFGSIVSLLIVYGINQSYKSSSRQGLIFLLFGSVAAFGAVFSWAYLPDPQRYVDDGEGKKYLETKDLEELGEGRVRARQSGEVVTFSEKWADIRRRRRDNQLRRPSS
- a CDS encoding acetokinase family domain-containing protein, with amino-acid sequence MGVILAINAGSSSVKISVYLADKGTAPRQIAEAQVNGLTAPPAQLKYSRGGESVIKDQNVDTAVNSQDDAFALLLKTLVDDAELKEISSKSDVAIACHRIVHGGDYGSSQVITPDTYHHLEALSDLAPLHNGAALTIVDSCMKQLPDATNVACFDSQFHSTIPPHISTYPIDQTIAKKNRLRKYGFHGISYAFISRSVADFLGKSRDQLNIIALHLGSGASACAIKNGKSWDTSMGLTPLAGLPGATRSGSVDPSLVFHYASDVGKLSPASTEKLHISTAEEILNKESGWKSLTGTTNFGVIAASDEPQHRLAFDLFVDRICGFVGSYYVSLKGDVDAIVFAGGIGERSARLRSAVVEQAGCLGFAIDEALNNAETAGDATVRELSSKDSKHKVLVCQTDEQFEMARACTEMEALWT